A genomic stretch from Anaerococcus mediterraneensis includes:
- a CDS encoding plasmid mobilization protein gives MDNRKRNNQLKIYLTDEEKEVFEKKMKLANCKTMSHFLRKCVLEKEIYVVDLEPFRNLQWLLSNATNNINQIAKATNTTGVIYKNEIESMNKQIEKLSREIWQIHSLLLNKSRESSGD, from the coding sequence ATGGATAATAGAAAAAGAAATAATCAACTAAAAATATATTTAACAGATGAAGAAAAAGAAGTTTTTGAAAAGAAAATGAAACTTGCTAATTGCAAAACTATGTCCCATTTTCTTAGAAAATGTGTATTGGAAAAAGAGATTTATGTTGTTGATTTAGAACCATTTAGAAACCTACAATGGCTACTTTCGAATGCAACAAATAATATAAACCAGATTGCAAAAGCTACTAATACAACTGGTGTTATTTACAAAAATGAAATTGAATCAATGAATAAGCAGATAGAAAAATTATCAAGAGAAATATGGCAGATTCATTCCCTACTTCTTAATAAATCAAGAGAAAGTTCTGGTGATTAG
- a CDS encoding relaxase/mobilization nuclease domain-containing protein — translation MAITKIHPIKSTLNLAIDYITKSEKTDEKILVSSFKCHPSTAHIQFMKTREDNDTKGTVLARHLIQSFLPGEVDPIKAHEIGIELCKKILKEDYEFVLATHIDRGHIHNHIIFNNVNYKTGKCYQSNKKSYHKIRYQSDELCKENKLSVIDKYYEAYKRKYKTAGKSWYEYDQNKKGNSWKSKLQFDIDRIINKSNSWEEFLENMKSLDYEIKFGKHIAFRHKDRQRFTRSKTIGEDYTEKRIKERIDLAIKNKANPTKKRVGNIIDLTNNKKAQSSKGYEVWARKHNIKTMADSIIKLREQGINSITQLDDLIKKSADDRQDLLDKIKKIETEMKSLSQDMENINTINKHREVYKYHKKNPDDKQFAEEYYSELSVYKIAAKEILESYNKLPNTKEILTKLDKLQEKKNTLMQEYSLNKEQFSDLVQYRKNYENYYGKEVER, via the coding sequence GTGGCAATTACAAAAATACATCCTATAAAATCAACTCTAAATTTGGCAATAGACTATATAACTAAGAGTGAAAAAACTGATGAAAAAATCTTGGTATCTTCATTTAAATGTCATCCATCTACTGCACACATTCAATTTATGAAAACACGAGAAGACAATGATACTAAAGGTACAGTTCTAGCTAGACATTTGATCCAATCTTTTCTACCAGGAGAGGTTGATCCTATAAAAGCTCACGAAATTGGAATTGAATTATGCAAGAAAATTTTAAAAGAAGATTATGAATTTGTTCTTGCAACTCATATAGATAGAGGGCATATCCATAACCATATTATTTTTAATAATGTTAATTACAAGACTGGTAAATGCTACCAATCTAACAAAAAATCTTACCACAAAATCAGGTATCAAAGTGACGAATTATGTAAAGAAAATAAGCTTTCAGTCATTGATAAATACTATGAAGCTTACAAGAGAAAATATAAAACTGCTGGTAAATCTTGGTACGAATATGACCAAAACAAGAAAGGCAATTCCTGGAAATCTAAACTGCAATTTGATATAGATAGAATAATTAATAAGTCTAACTCGTGGGAAGAATTTTTAGAAAATATGAAGTCTCTTGATTATGAAATTAAGTTTGGTAAACACATTGCTTTTCGTCATAAAGATAGGCAAAGATTTACAAGATCAAAGACTATCGGAGAAGATTATACTGAGAAAAGAATCAAAGAAAGAATAGATTTAGCTATTAAAAACAAAGCTAATCCTACTAAAAAGCGTGTAGGAAATATCATTGATTTAACTAATAATAAAAAAGCTCAATCCTCTAAAGGCTATGAAGTTTGGGCAAGAAAACACAACATCAAAACAATGGCTGATTCAATAATTAAACTTAGAGAGCAAGGAATTAATTCAATTACTCAACTCGATGATCTAATCAAAAAATCTGCTGATGATAGACAAGACTTATTAGATAAAATAAAGAAAATTGAAACTGAGATGAAGAGTTTATCCCAAGATATGGAAAATATAAATACTATAAATAAGCATCGTGAAGTCTATAAATACCACAAGAAAAATCCTGATGATAAACAATTCGCTGAAGAATATTATAGCGAACTTTCAGTCTACAAAATAGCTGCTAAAGAAATCTTGGAAAGCTATAATAAACTCCCTAATACAAAAGAAATATTAACCAAACTCGATAAATTGCAAGAAAAAAAGAACACCCTTATGCAAGAGTATTCTTTGAATAAAGAACAATTTTCTGACCTTGTTCAGTATAGGAAAAACTATGAAAATTATTATGGAAAGGAGGTAGAGAGGTAG
- a CDS encoding ABC transporter ATP-binding protein — protein sequence MKRLWQLAEEEHKGLKLSIFLAVIGVLLGMLPYFGVSKIVYGLFVGNKDFSFYLPWCFLILIGYCLKPIFYAKALAESHKATFSVLRNVRIMLLEKLPRMPLGTIIDAHSGDLKTTIVDQVEKMERPLAHLLPEMTANILGPVSIFIYLLILDWRMALLSLVSIPVGMFFMSLIMKGYAEDYSKSVATNTEMNKTIVEYVGGIEVIKTFNQGEKSYGKFTDKVIANASFYYHWMKKCQMPVSLSKNISPTTLITVLPVGWIMFINGSLEMSTFITTIILSLGIAGPLLAAINFVDALAQTGTTVGRIDEILNGTEQVHRRERVHLKNHDIAIKNLHFSYEPGEEVIKGIDMVIRERSLNAFVGPSGSGKSTIAKLIAGFWDVEQGEISIGGVNLFNIPLEQLYDLVAFVSQDVFLFNDTIMENIRMGKPSASDEEVIEIAKASGCHDFIMSLEHGYQTKVGSGGNHLSGGEKQRITIARAMIKDAPIIILDEATAYIDPENEQVLQKAINKLIQGKTIIMIAHRLSTITNADQIYLIDHGKLVASGNHEELLKENKLYQAMWEAHIGGKEVA from the coding sequence ATGAAACGCCTATGGCAGCTGGCAGAAGAAGAACATAAAGGTCTCAAGCTTTCCATTTTCTTGGCGGTTATTGGGGTTCTTTTAGGTATGTTGCCTTATTTTGGCGTAAGCAAAATTGTTTATGGTTTGTTTGTTGGAAATAAAGATTTTTCCTTCTACCTACCTTGGTGTTTTCTAATCTTGATTGGCTATTGCTTAAAACCAATTTTTTACGCCAAGGCCTTGGCAGAGTCTCATAAAGCAACTTTCTCTGTTCTAAGGAATGTACGAATCATGCTCTTGGAAAAGCTGCCTAGAATGCCTCTTGGTACGATTATTGATGCCCATAGTGGTGATTTAAAGACAACCATTGTTGATCAAGTAGAAAAAATGGAACGACCTTTGGCTCACTTATTGCCTGAGATGACGGCGAATATTTTAGGGCCTGTATCCATATTCATCTATCTATTAATTTTAGATTGGAGAATGGCTTTATTGTCACTCGTTTCAATTCCTGTAGGTATGTTTTTTATGTCATTAATTATGAAAGGTTATGCAGAAGATTATAGTAAGTCGGTTGCGACCAATACCGAAATGAATAAAACGATTGTTGAGTATGTTGGCGGAATTGAAGTGATTAAAACTTTTAATCAAGGCGAAAAATCCTATGGGAAATTCACCGATAAAGTGATAGCTAATGCTTCATTTTATTATCATTGGATGAAAAAATGTCAAATGCCGGTGTCCTTATCCAAGAACATTTCACCAACAACTTTGATTACGGTATTACCTGTTGGTTGGATTATGTTTATTAATGGAAGTTTAGAGATGTCAACCTTTATTACGACCATCATTCTTTCTCTTGGTATAGCCGGTCCCTTACTAGCTGCTATTAACTTTGTCGATGCCTTAGCTCAAACAGGGACAACTGTCGGACGAATTGATGAAATCTTAAATGGGACAGAACAAGTTCATCGTAGAGAAAGAGTTCATTTAAAAAATCATGACATTGCTATCAAGAATCTACATTTCTCCTATGAACCAGGAGAAGAAGTTATTAAAGGAATCGATATGGTAATTCGAGAGCGAAGTTTAAATGCCTTTGTTGGTCCAAGTGGTTCAGGAAAGTCAACCATTGCCAAGTTAATTGCTGGTTTCTGGGACGTAGAACAGGGAGAAATATCGATTGGTGGAGTTAATTTATTCAATATTCCACTTGAACAACTCTATGATTTAGTTGCTTTTGTTTCTCAGGATGTTTTCCTTTTTAACGATACCATCATGGAAAATATTCGAATGGGCAAGCCTTCGGCTAGCGATGAAGAAGTGATTGAAATTGCCAAAGCTTCTGGTTGTCATGATTTTATTATGTCTTTAGAGCATGGATATCAGACCAAAGTAGGGAGTGGAGGAAACCATTTATCAGGCGGTGAAAAACAGAGGATTACCATTGCTAGAGCCATGATAAAAGATGCTCCAATTATCATATTAGATGAAGCGACGGCTTATATTGATCCTGAAAATGAGCAAGTTTTACAAAAAGCAATTAATAAGCTTATTCAGGGAAAAACTATCATTATGATTGCTCATAGGTTATCAACAATAACCAATGCAGACCAGATTTATCTCATCGATCATGGCAAACTTGTAGCAAGTGGCAATCATGAAGAACTTCTTAAAGAAAATAAACTTTATCAAGCCATGTGGGAAGCACATATCGGTGGAAAGGAGGTGGCTTAG
- a CDS encoding MptD family putative ECF transporter S component, which yields MKNRLTAKDLINVGIYTAIYLVIFFVTGMLGAVPILYPTIFILIPILTGIPFMLFLTKVEKFGMVSLMGIILGVFWYFMGYTWLAPAVYIPMAIIADVVMNTKKYKSFKVNTIGFWLFSCAELGCQMPMWVMADTYMEGVKQQMGEQFATDLAKYMPPWMGIAAIGIMFVGAVIGANLGKKMLKKHFERAGIA from the coding sequence ATGAAGAATCGATTAACAGCAAAGGATTTAATTAACGTAGGAATTTATACGGCTATTTATTTAGTCATATTTTTCGTAACAGGAATGTTAGGGGCTGTGCCAATACTTTATCCTACCATATTTATATTAATCCCAATATTAACAGGTATTCCATTTATGCTATTTCTAACCAAGGTAGAAAAGTTTGGAATGGTATCTCTAATGGGAATCATTTTAGGAGTATTTTGGTATTTTATGGGTTACACTTGGTTAGCACCAGCCGTGTATATTCCAATGGCAATTATTGCTGATGTAGTTATGAATACTAAAAAGTATAAAAGTTTTAAAGTTAATACAATAGGATTTTGGTTGTTTTCATGTGCTGAGTTAGGCTGTCAGATGCCAATGTGGGTTATGGCAGATACCTATATGGAAGGAGTAAAACAACAAATGGGTGAGCAATTTGCGACCGATTTAGCGAAATATATGCCACCATGGATGGGAATTGCTGCAATTGGCATCATGTTTGTTGGAGCAGTGATAGGTGCTAATCTAGGCAAGAAAATGTTGAAAAAACATTTTGAAAGAGCTGGAATTGCTTAA
- a CDS encoding TetR/AcrR family transcriptional regulator, whose protein sequence is MTEITGYDLTHKKIMDSGKVNFLNDGYERANLRKICKDAGVTTGAFYRHFNDKEDLFISLVDPLANELLGFYSKFEEESFQNIEKNCGEDLSKINIEGSIESALYMFSKKDLFNLLIFKSYGTKYDNFIELLVEKEDINRHKAFQIISKKKNIKSEVPKDAMHLLNHAYINALCEIIIHSQTEEEVKLNTRIISKFFYDGWEKLRGF, encoded by the coding sequence ATGACAGAAATTACTGGTTATGATTTAACACATAAAAAGATTATGGATAGTGGTAAAGTTAATTTTTTAAATGATGGCTATGAACGAGCTAATTTAAGAAAAATTTGCAAAGATGCTGGGGTTACAACGGGTGCTTTTTACAGGCATTTTAATGATAAAGAAGATTTATTTATCAGTTTAGTTGATCCATTGGCAAACGAACTTTTGGGTTTTTATAGCAAGTTTGAAGAGGAATCTTTTCAAAACATAGAAAAAAATTGTGGAGAAGATTTATCAAAAATTAACATTGAAGGGTCAATTGAATCTGCATTATATATGTTTAGCAAAAAAGATTTATTTAATCTTTTAATATTTAAATCATATGGTACGAAATATGATAATTTTATAGAGCTTCTTGTGGAAAAGGAAGATATAAACAGACATAAAGCGTTTCAGATTATTTCAAAGAAAAAGAATATAAAATCAGAAGTCCCTAAAGATGCAATGCATTTGTTAAACCATGCCTATATTAATGCGTTGTGTGAAATTATAATACATTCCCAAACAGAAGAAGAAGTAAAGTTAAACACAAGAATAATTTCGAAATTTTTTTATGATGGATGGGAGAAATTGAGAGGTTTTTAA
- a CDS encoding ABC transporter ATP-binding protein: MLSGLRKIWAFADKERINLNKSVIFEFVYAIFNMLQIGAIYFVLQALVTKDFNSFIALKVFLMLLVSIVGRSSANYFAQLDQTHAGYFMVANRRISIGKMLKTVPMGFFNENNIGKVTGVLTTVLDDVENTAPMVLVVMMSGFINSFVFTLMILFFEWRNGLIVIAGTVLYLYITSVMEKKSRTLAPKRQEAQSLLVETILEYIQGMPIIKSFNLTGKGDQTVRSALEESRSANLALEKLFTPYTIGQELVLRISSVAMIVLSLYFYINGTMDLLKAIMCIIMSFLVFASIQSAGSAMATLRVATSSIEQVETTENMPQMDIEGQKITPHHTDIEFNNVSFSYDKIPILREVSVHIPEKAMTAIIGPSGSGKSTMCSLISRFWDVDQGSISIGDVNIKNYTLESLMDLISTVFQNVYLFQDTIENNIKFGKPQATKEEVIEVAKKAQCHDFIMNLPEGYQTIIGEGGTSLSGGERQRISIARAMIKNAPIIIFDEATANVDPENEDKLQEAIESLTKNKTVIMVAHRLKTVKNANQIIVLKDGKLEEVGKHEDLIRKEGTYKKFIEAREETESWKIKQNKEDFNEESINSKGFN; this comes from the coding sequence ATGTTAAGTGGACTTCGAAAGATATGGGCATTTGCAGATAAAGAACGAATAAATTTAAACAAGTCTGTTATTTTTGAATTTGTGTATGCCATCTTCAATATGTTGCAAATAGGAGCCATTTACTTTGTGCTCCAAGCCTTGGTGACAAAAGATTTTAATTCCTTTATAGCACTGAAGGTTTTTCTTATGCTGTTGGTAAGTATTGTCGGAAGGTCTTCTGCCAACTATTTTGCTCAATTAGATCAAACGCATGCTGGGTATTTTATGGTAGCTAATCGAAGAATAAGTATAGGAAAAATGCTGAAGACGGTTCCAATGGGATTCTTTAATGAAAATAATATTGGAAAAGTGACTGGTGTTTTAACAACTGTTCTAGATGACGTTGAGAATACAGCTCCTATGGTTTTAGTTGTTATGATGAGTGGCTTCATTAACTCATTTGTGTTCACCCTGATGATTTTATTTTTCGAGTGGAGAAATGGGCTGATTGTTATAGCAGGAACGGTTTTATATCTATATATTACTTCTGTCATGGAAAAAAAGTCGAGGACACTTGCTCCAAAAAGGCAAGAGGCACAATCTCTTTTAGTAGAAACGATCTTGGAATATATCCAGGGAATGCCGATCATTAAATCCTTTAATTTAACAGGAAAAGGAGACCAAACCGTACGCTCGGCACTAGAAGAAAGTCGCTCAGCCAATCTAGCCTTGGAGAAATTATTTACACCCTATACCATCGGGCAAGAGCTCGTTTTAAGAATTTCCAGTGTTGCCATGATTGTCCTTTCACTTTATTTTTATATCAATGGCACCATGGATTTATTGAAAGCAATTATGTGTATCATCATGTCATTCCTGGTGTTTGCAAGTATTCAATCCGCAGGATCCGCCATGGCGACATTAAGAGTTGCAACAAGTTCTATAGAACAAGTAGAAACAACAGAAAATATGCCTCAGATGGATATTGAGGGCCAGAAGATTACGCCTCATCATACAGATATTGAATTCAATAATGTTAGCTTTTCTTATGATAAAATACCTATTTTAAGGGAGGTTTCCGTTCATATTCCGGAAAAGGCTATGACAGCCATTATTGGACCAAGTGGATCTGGTAAGAGCACCATGTGTTCGCTTATTTCTAGATTTTGGGACGTGGATCAAGGCAGCATATCGATTGGAGATGTCAATATTAAAAACTACACGCTTGAATCCTTAATGGATTTAATTAGCACCGTATTCCAAAATGTTTATCTTTTCCAAGATACCATCGAAAATAATATAAAATTTGGTAAACCGCAAGCTACGAAGGAAGAAGTCATAGAAGTGGCAAAAAAGGCTCAATGCCATGACTTTATTATGAATTTGCCGGAAGGATATCAAACCATCATAGGTGAAGGTGGCACATCTCTTTCAGGCGGAGAAAGACAAAGAATATCAATAGCAAGGGCTATGATAAAAAATGCCCCGATTATTATTTTTGATGAAGCTACAGCAAATGTTGATCCAGAAAATGAGGATAAACTTCAAGAAGCCATAGAAAGTTTAACAAAAAACAAAACGGTTATAATGGTTGCTCATAGGTTAAAGACTGTTAAAAATGCGAATCAGATTATAGTTCTTAAAGACGGAAAATTAGAGGAGGTGGGAAAACATGAAGATTTAATTAGAAAAGAAGGCACTTATAAGAAATTTATAGAAGCAAGAGAAGAAACAGAAAGCTGGAAGATTAAACAAAATAAGGAGGATTTCAATGAAGAATCGATTAACAGCAAAGGATTTAATTAA
- a CDS encoding energy-coupling factor transporter transmembrane component T, with protein sequence MEAYKTYVPPIKKGFYLDPRTKILFMVFISTIMFFVYDNIGIDIAIVSIAIFLLVSNKNYKAATIYGILFVLAVISSKTKNMYELPSILNMINVLLNSLVIRLFPIFMMGYYTISSTKPNEFIAAMVKWKIPNAFIIPVSVVFRFIPTLKEENKAISNAMRMRGIRFNSKKTKANPSLFLEYRIIPLLFSVVKIGDELSASALTRGLDNVKGRTSLVEVKFSKYDFLIFLLIIGLIVWSLV encoded by the coding sequence ATGGAGGCTTATAAAACTTATGTTCCCCCAATAAAGAAAGGCTTTTATTTAGATCCGAGAACAAAAATATTATTTATGGTATTCATTAGCACTATAATGTTTTTTGTCTATGACAATATAGGTATAGATATAGCGATAGTTTCTATCGCTATATTCTTGCTTGTATCTAATAAAAATTACAAAGCTGCAACCATATATGGAATTTTATTTGTTTTGGCTGTTATTTCAAGCAAAACTAAAAATATGTATGAATTACCATCCATATTAAACATGATTAATGTATTGCTCAACTCATTAGTCATAAGGCTTTTTCCTATTTTCATGATGGGATACTATACGATTAGTTCCACCAAACCAAATGAATTTATAGCAGCTATGGTAAAGTGGAAAATTCCAAATGCGTTTATTATTCCTGTTTCTGTAGTATTTCGTTTCATACCTACTCTAAAGGAAGAAAATAAGGCTATATCAAATGCTATGCGAATGAGGGGGATACGATTTAATAGTAAAAAAACAAAAGCCAATCCATCATTGTTTTTAGAGTACAGAATTATCCCGCTCCTGTTTTCTGTTGTCAAAATAGGTGATGAACTTTCTGCATCAGCATTAACAAGAGGATTAGATAATGTTAAGGGCAGAACGAGCCTTGTTGAGGTTAAATTTAGCAAATATGATTTTTTGATTTTTCTATTGATTATAGGATTGATAGTTTGGTCTTTAGTATGA
- a CDS encoding Spaf_1101 family AAA-like ATPase: MAEDTRTYGEVIEAYKHIKKTRDNFGFPRKSIFHIHTPASHDYKLMENLGTDGYKKISEKELEDIIYERSIIPLINGKRDVKFGEDFDIFESKKEIYAFLLLANELLINQYEIAVVTDHNTFEGIDKLKICIHHLKKLKAKYNVETILFRGIEISCADKLHVVAILDDDKNNEEEVIKWLDEKLISEKDGVYVTSLEVMDFFSSLGAITYIAHIYSSNINKDKFLSGAYKKKLFSSENTRIVGLKNKNQIKGAKNFMKNYREDVNFLIDNDSHSIDTLDNNFFWIKGSDINFQMLKEALIDFDISVSYENMNKNKVYIEGLYVMFEESGFLSNKKKDGDFTVKFSDSLNCLIGGRGTGKSTVLETIDFVMTQSVHDENLLDFICKHGNVYLLFQCDRDEYIVEFISPYKEDDDNILSRFEEERPYQYGRRYYFNRDRIKKYMLKKYLNVYKITCSNVEEMDISNIEKVRNKTKVLSELYDNRYSVNDLVRYASGDEINRFIYDLMFKNKELEPFENKIKIKAKSGLSKFLRDIESILKNRREDVKKVLDPFNETQKGTLKIDYIQNDLVLEYPIEEIYKSKFSSIINRYNIKRENLEGFIFYIIDKKGLINFLKSSINKDSSWINPKEFLEFTEESSFKVIDSNKTIINADIAKALISDLLIYATDDKNIDTWIGYFKNYFRKLEEYTILFNINSREDNKNLQEIYKDIKNLSLGQKVVAMLDFILGYGKYNNEFRPIVIDQPEDNLDSRYIYKNLVQQLRKTKNDRQVIIATHSATIVTNAMSDCVLVMDSDGVHGWVKNQGYPGEVAIKKEIINHMEGGMDSFRHKILIYREALIN, translated from the coding sequence ATGGCTGAAGATACAAGAACTTACGGTGAAGTTATAGAAGCATATAAGCATATAAAAAAAACTAGAGATAATTTTGGATTTCCTAGGAAGTCAATATTTCATATTCACACACCAGCCTCTCATGATTATAAATTAATGGAGAATTTAGGCACAGATGGATATAAAAAAATAAGTGAAAAAGAATTAGAAGATATAATTTATGAAAGAAGTATTATCCCGCTCATAAATGGAAAAAGAGATGTAAAGTTTGGTGAAGATTTTGATATTTTTGAAAGCAAAAAAGAAATATATGCTTTTTTATTGTTAGCTAATGAATTACTAATAAATCAATATGAGATAGCAGTTGTCACAGATCATAATACATTTGAGGGTATAGACAAATTAAAAATATGTATACATCATCTAAAAAAGTTAAAAGCTAAATATAATGTTGAAACAATATTATTTCGAGGAATAGAAATATCATGTGCTGACAAGCTTCATGTAGTAGCAATATTAGATGACGATAAGAATAATGAAGAGGAAGTAATTAAGTGGCTAGATGAAAAATTGATTTCTGAAAAAGACGGTGTGTATGTTACTAGTTTAGAAGTTATGGATTTTTTTTCGAGTTTAGGAGCGATAACTTATATAGCTCATATATACTCATCTAATATAAATAAAGATAAGTTTTTAAGCGGGGCGTATAAAAAGAAATTATTTTCCAGTGAAAACACTAGAATTGTTGGTTTAAAAAACAAGAATCAAATCAAAGGTGCAAAAAACTTCATGAAAAATTATAGAGAGGATGTAAATTTTTTAATTGACAATGACTCACATTCAATTGATACATTAGACAATAATTTTTTTTGGATTAAGGGAAGTGATATTAACTTTCAAATGTTAAAAGAAGCCTTAATTGATTTTGATATTTCTGTAAGTTATGAGAACATGAATAAAAATAAAGTTTATATAGAAGGCTTATATGTAATGTTTGAAGAATCTGGTTTTCTATCTAATAAAAAGAAAGATGGAGATTTTACTGTAAAATTTTCAGATTCTTTAAATTGCTTGATAGGGGGAAGAGGAACTGGCAAGAGTACTGTTCTTGAAACAATTGATTTTGTAATGACACAAAGTGTTCATGATGAGAATCTTTTAGATTTTATTTGTAAGCATGGGAATGTATATTTATTATTTCAATGTGATAGAGATGAGTATATTGTTGAGTTTATAAGTCCTTATAAAGAAGATGATGATAATATTTTAAGCCGATTTGAAGAGGAACGACCTTATCAATATGGAAGAAGATATTATTTTAATAGAGACAGAATTAAAAAATATATGCTTAAAAAGTATTTGAACGTATATAAGATAACTTGTAGTAATGTTGAAGAGATGGATATTAGCAATATCGAAAAAGTACGTAACAAAACAAAAGTCCTATCAGAACTTTATGATAATAGGTATTCTGTTAATGATCTTGTTAGATATGCAAGTGGAGATGAAATTAACAGGTTTATTTATGATTTGATGTTTAAAAATAAAGAGTTAGAACCATTTGAAAATAAAATAAAAATTAAAGCTAAATCAGGTTTATCTAAATTTCTAAGAGATATAGAAAGTATTTTAAAAAATAGAAGAGAAGATGTAAAAAAGGTACTAGATCCTTTTAATGAAACTCAAAAAGGAACATTAAAAATCGATTATATTCAAAATGATTTAGTGCTTGAGTACCCCATAGAAGAAATTTATAAAAGTAAATTTTCAAGTATTATTAATAGATACAATATTAAGAGAGAAAATTTAGAGGGATTTATATTTTATATAATAGATAAAAAAGGATTGATTAATTTTTTGAAATCATCAATAAATAAAGATTCTTCTTGGATAAATCCCAAAGAGTTTTTAGAATTTACAGAAGAAAGTAGTTTTAAAGTAATAGATTCTAATAAAACCATTATTAATGCTGATATTGCTAAGGCGTTAATATCGGATTTATTAATATATGCAACTGACGATAAAAATATAGATACATGGATTGGATATTTTAAAAACTACTTTAGAAAACTTGAAGAATACACTATCCTATTTAATATTAATAGTAGAGAAGACAATAAAAATCTTCAAGAGATTTATAAAGATATAAAAAACTTATCATTAGGTCAAAAAGTCGTAGCAATGTTAGACTTTATATTAGGATACGGGAAATATAACAATGAATTCAGACCGATTGTTATTGACCAACCAGAGGATAATTTGGATAGTAGATATATTTATAAAAATCTTGTTCAGCAGCTAAGGAAAACTAAAAATGATAGACAAGTTATAATTGCAACTCATAGTGCAACAATTGTAACTAATGCAATGTCAGACTGTGTGTTAGTAATGGATTCTGATGGAGTACATGGATGGGTGAAAAATCAAGGTTATCCTGGTGAAGTAGCTATAAAAAAAGAAATAATAAATCACATGGAAGGAGGAATGGATTCTTTTAGACATAAAATTTTAATTTATAGAGAAGCCTTGATAAATTAA